The Helicobacter canis genomic sequence CCTCTGGGTAGATGATATAATCTGTGTTGCTCCCCCCTAGTAAATACGCACTTTTTCATAGAGCCACGCTCGCAAGCTTTCTGTCTGTGCGATATGATCTAGCCGCTTTTGGTAGTTGTCATAGTCATTCCACAGCACTTGATTGCGCGGATACCATTGCTTGATATTATGCGCGACAAGTCCAGATCCGCCAAACACATCGATAAATATGCTCTCCCCATCGATCACCCCATCTGCTCTCATAGTCTCTAGCACTTGCTTGATATGCTTTAGCATATTTTTCTTATTTCCCATAAAGGGTAGCGGCGGCTTGGTGTAAATCATCTTTGCCCTTGTGTTTTTGTGCGATTATTCACTAAACACAAGCACACAAAAAGGGGTAAAGTGGATATTAAGCTTTGTGGGGTAGAATATGGGCAAGCTTTGCAATAGGCGTGGGGTTTAGCATATCTCCCACTTTTAGTGAGTGAAGCTTTTCCCTTGTCTGTGTTCTTTGGTATGCGGATACACTTTAAAGGCTGGGGAGCAACTCTTCCAACTCTAAAGAGTAAATTCTATTTCCATATTCCACACTTTCTTTTATAGTCATTTTTGCCTGTGCTTGCTTATTGTTGATTGTTATTTGTGTAAAAAATCTATGCATAGATAGGATGTCTTTGCTGTGTTTTTTATCTGCATAGCTTGTCTTTTTGGTGGCGTTTTCAAAGAGATTTTTCAAATCCCCTGCGACTTTAAAATGCTCATCTCTGCTAAATCCATTTGCCACGCTTTTATCCACTGCCATTTTGCTTGCGATTTTATTTATACCTGTGGTGGATATTTGTGCGGATATGCCTGTGGCTTTATTGACTATCTTTTTGTTGATATAGGGTTTTAGGGCTTCTTTTAAATCTGCCCTTAAAGCTCCTATGCGTTGTTTTCTTGTGTTTTGTATGTTAGGGTGTTTTGGTCTGCTTGTATCTCCACTTTTTGTCCTTGCGCTTTTGGCGTGGATTTTAGCGTATTTGTGGTTCTTGTGATATAATGCACCCACTCTTGCTTCCTAGTTGCCTGAGATACGGCATTGTAGTATCCACGCCTTGAGTAAGCGAAGCTATACACAGGAGATAGCAAAGGCTAGGTGGCTACTTCTTTATGTCCCATATATATCAAGTCGTGTTGCATTATCATCTGCTTTAATCTACCTTTTGTTGCTTCATAAGTTGTCTTATACTCTATCTTTCCATTTTTAGCGATTGAAATGCTTACAATATCTGTGATGTTGCTTGCATTCTTAAAAGGTTTGTAAAAATATAGTGTTCCTGCTTCATCTTTTGTAACAAAGGCTGGATTATCTAGGATATGGATTAAAGCACCTGTAATATTAAATCTATTTTCTTTTTTGTTGCCTTGCTTGCTAAAATGTCTATACGCATAAGGGATATAGATATTTACCACTCCTGCTGGTGTTTTATATGCTACTCT encodes the following:
- a CDS encoding DNA adenine methylase, which produces MIYTKPPLPFMGNKKNMLKHIKQVLETMRADGVIDGESIFIDVFGGSGLVAHNIKQWYPRNQVLWNDYDNYQKRLDHIAQTESLRAWLYEKVRIY